From a single Miscanthus floridulus cultivar M001 chromosome 8, ASM1932011v1, whole genome shotgun sequence genomic region:
- the LOC136476324 gene encoding BTB/POZ and MATH domain-containing protein 2-like: MGSEPKRTESSHTTEEETGTHLFKIIGYTLKKGRGIGNSIRSGIFTVGGYDWAIRFYPDGSTEATKDSVVVSLVLVSKNAEVRASYDLSLVNQTTGLPETVYRETTFRVFNSCNGNCFTPRIVISKRNKLECKSAGYIVDDCLKIECTVTVVKESWVETTGDFEIEVPDTDLPEHFGKLLSEKEGADVTFCVGGETFPAHKIVLATRSPVFKAQLYGQMKESRAQKITVDDMQPDVFKVLLKFIYTDELSFEWDDLDNEDEYCEIVKLLLVAADRYAMDRLKLLCASILVKYLDVENVATTLALADQHNCNRLKEVCIEFMASSDEIDALVETEGYATLKRTCPSILVDALEKRSKYRKTGCQPN, from the coding sequence ATGGGCTCCGAACCCAAGAGGACGGAGTCGAGTCACACCACGGAAGAGGAGACGGGTACGCATTTGTTCAAGATTATCGGGTACACCCTCAAGAAGGGCAGAGGCATCGGCAACTCCATCCGGTCGGGCATCTTCACCGTCGGCGGCTACGATTGGGCCATCCGCTTCTACCCGGACGGATctaccgaggctaccaaagattCTGTGGTCGTCTCGCTTGTGCTCGTGAGCAAGAACGCTGAGGTGCGGGCGTCCTATGACCTGAGTTTGGTTAACCAGACTACAGGGTTGCCAGAAACTGTGTATCGGGAAACCACCTTTAGAGTGTTCAATTCTTGCAATGGAAATTGCTTCACCCCAAGGATCGTCATAAGCAAAAGAAATAAGCTGGAGTGTAAATCAGCTGGCTACATCGTGGACGATTGCCTGAAGATTGAGTGTACCGTCACGGTTGTCAAGGAATCGTGGGTGGAAACCACAGGGGACTTTGAGATCGAAGTGCCGGACACGGACTTACCAGAACATTTTGGAAAATTACTGTCGGAGAAGGAAGGAGCAGATGTCACATTCTGTGTTGGAGGTGAGACTTTCCCTGCACACAAGATCGTGCTTGCCACACGGTCCCCTGTCTTTAAGGCGCAGCTGTATGGACAGATGAAGGAGAGTAGGGCCCAGAAGATAACTGTAGACGACATGCAGCCTGATGTTTTCAAGGTCCTGCTGAAATTTATTTATACTGATGAACTGTCATTTGAATGGGATGATCTTGATAATGAGGATGAATATTGTGAGATTGTCAAGCTTTTACTTGTTGCTGCAGATAGATACGCTATGGATAGGTTGAAGTTGTTGTGTGCAAGCATTCTTGTCAAGTATCTTGACGTGGAGAATGTGGCCACTACACTGGCTTTAGCCGATCAGCATAACTGCAACCGTCTCAAAGAAGTTTGCATCGAGTTTATGGCCTCTTCAGATGAGATTGATGCTCTGGTGGAAACAGAGGGTTATGCAACTCTCAAAAGAACTTGCCCTTCGATCCTAGTAGATGCACTGGAGAAGAGAAGCAAGTATCGCAAGACAGGTTGCCAACCCAACTGA
- the LOC136476325 gene encoding BTB/POZ and MATH domain-containing protein 2-like isoform X2 — translation MHHSSGDGQPHVQGRRLQPSEGHRRRGGYDWAIRFYPDGPSTESEEYVTICLELMTSNATARASYHLRLASQQSPLCWWGCKSGPRLFKSCDVTRFRPRNWNFILRSDLEEESSSFLVDDNIRIECEVTVIREPQLSETRVESEIEVPPCDMMEQFGKLLEQKKGADVSFIVGGDSFEVHKIVLAARSPVFMAEFYGRMRESGMRSVTVEDMQPDVFRALLHFIYTDLLPDMDDLDRDEYSEMIWHLLLASDRYAMERLKLICQSILSKNLDVETVATTLALADQQNCERLKAACVEFIGASKDVSHTTMSRNGPFLCAQPKGTNSQTNKQDFHQDAF, via the exons ATGCATCACAGTAGCGGAGACGGGCAGCCACACGTTCAAGGTCGTCGGTTACAGCCTTCAGAAGGGCACCGGCGTCGCGGCGGCTATGACTGGGCCATCCGATTCTACCCCGACGGCCCATCCACCGAGTCGGAAGAGTACGTCACAATCTGCCTCGAGCTCATGACCAGCAACGCCACGGCGCGCGCAAGCTACCACCTGCGATTGGCCAGCCAACAGAGCCCCCTGTGTTGGTGGGGCTGTAAAAGCGGTCCGAGGCTGTTCAAGTCGTGCGATGTTACACGCTTCCGTCCGCGGAACTGGAATTTCATACTGAGAAGTGATCTCGAGGAGGAATCATCCTCTTTCCTTGTCGATGATAACATCAGGATCGAATGCGAAGTTACCGTCATCAGAGAACCGCAGCTGTCTGAAACCAGGGTGGAATCTGAAATCGAGGTGCCACCGTGTGACATGATGGAACAATTTGGCAAGCTATTGGAGCAGAAGAAGGGAGCAGATGTCTCGTTCATTGTGGGCGGTGACTCCTTTGAGGTGCACAAGATTGTCCTCGCAGCGCGGTCACCTGTCTTCATGGCTGAGTTCTATGGCCGAATGCGCGAGTCAGGAATGCGCTCTGTGACCGTCGAAGACATGCAGCCTGATGTTTTCAGGGCGCTGCTGCACTTCATCTATACAGATTTGTTACCTGACATGGATGATCTTGACAGAGATGAGTACAGTGAGATGATCTGGCATTTGCTTCTGGCTTCTGATAGATATGCCATGGAAAGGCTGAAGTTGATTTGCCAAAGTATCCTTAGTAAAAATCTGGACGTGGAGACGGTGGCAACTACATTGGCTTTAGCTGATCAGCAAAATTGTGAAAGGCTTAAAGCTGCTTGCGTCGAATTTATCGGCGCTTCAAAGGATGTGA GTCATACGACAATGAGCAGGAATGGGCCCTTTCTTTGTGCTCAACCGAAGGGAACGAATAGTCAGACAAACAAGCAAGATTTTCATCAAGATGCTTTCTAA
- the LOC136476325 gene encoding BTB/POZ and MATH domain-containing protein 2-like isoform X1 yields the protein MHHSSGDGQPHVQGRRLQPSEGHRRRGGYDWAIRFYPDGPSTESEEYVTICLELMTSNATARASYHLRLASQQSPLCWWGCKSGPRLFKSCDVTRFRPRNWNFILRSDLEEESSSFLVDDNIRIECEVTVIREPQLSETRVESEIEVPPCDMMEQFGKLLEQKKGADVSFIVGGDSFEVHKIVLAARSPVFMAEFYGRMRESGMRSVTVEDMQPDVFRALLHFIYTDLLPDMDDLDRDEYSEMIWHLLLASDRYAMERLKLICQSILSKNLDVETVATTLALADQQNCERLKAACVEFIGASKDVSVPRCAALYILEKGPIRNVTKTKSPLPCPTDQGPR from the exons ATGCATCACAGTAGCGGAGACGGGCAGCCACACGTTCAAGGTCGTCGGTTACAGCCTTCAGAAGGGCACCGGCGTCGCGGCGGCTATGACTGGGCCATCCGATTCTACCCCGACGGCCCATCCACCGAGTCGGAAGAGTACGTCACAATCTGCCTCGAGCTCATGACCAGCAACGCCACGGCGCGCGCAAGCTACCACCTGCGATTGGCCAGCCAACAGAGCCCCCTGTGTTGGTGGGGCTGTAAAAGCGGTCCGAGGCTGTTCAAGTCGTGCGATGTTACACGCTTCCGTCCGCGGAACTGGAATTTCATACTGAGAAGTGATCTCGAGGAGGAATCATCCTCTTTCCTTGTCGATGATAACATCAGGATCGAATGCGAAGTTACCGTCATCAGAGAACCGCAGCTGTCTGAAACCAGGGTGGAATCTGAAATCGAGGTGCCACCGTGTGACATGATGGAACAATTTGGCAAGCTATTGGAGCAGAAGAAGGGAGCAGATGTCTCGTTCATTGTGGGCGGTGACTCCTTTGAGGTGCACAAGATTGTCCTCGCAGCGCGGTCACCTGTCTTCATGGCTGAGTTCTATGGCCGAATGCGCGAGTCAGGAATGCGCTCTGTGACCGTCGAAGACATGCAGCCTGATGTTTTCAGGGCGCTGCTGCACTTCATCTATACAGATTTGTTACCTGACATGGATGATCTTGACAGAGATGAGTACAGTGAGATGATCTGGCATTTGCTTCTGGCTTCTGATAGATATGCCATGGAAAGGCTGAAGTTGATTTGCCAAAGTATCCTTAGTAAAAATCTGGACGTGGAGACGGTGGCAACTACATTGGCTTTAGCTGATCAGCAAAATTGTGAAAGGCTTAAAGCTGCTTGCGTCGAATTTATCGGCGCTTCAAAGGAT GTTTCAGTCCCCCGGTGTGCGGCGTTATATATattggagaaaggtcccataagGAACGTAACTAAGACCAAAAGCCCATTACCCTGTCCTACCGATCAAGGACCACGCTGA
- the LOC136476325 gene encoding BTB/POZ and MATH domain-containing protein 2-like isoform X3, with translation MHHSSGDGQPHVQGRRLQPSEGHRRRGGYDWAIRFYPDGPSTESEEYVTICLELMTSNATARASYHLRLASQQSPLCWWGCKSGPRLFKSCDVTRFRPRNWNFILRSDLEEESSSFLVDDNIRIECEVTVIREPQLSETRVESEIEVPPCDMMEQFGKLLEQKKGADVSFIVGGDSFEVHKIVLAARSPVFMAEFYGRMRESGMRSVTVEDMQPDVFRALLHFIYTDLLPDMDDLDRDEYSEMIWHLLLASDRYAMERLKLICQSILSKNLDVETVATTLALADQQNCERLKAACVEFIGASKDVSFSPPVCGVIYIGERSHKERN, from the exons ATGCATCACAGTAGCGGAGACGGGCAGCCACACGTTCAAGGTCGTCGGTTACAGCCTTCAGAAGGGCACCGGCGTCGCGGCGGCTATGACTGGGCCATCCGATTCTACCCCGACGGCCCATCCACCGAGTCGGAAGAGTACGTCACAATCTGCCTCGAGCTCATGACCAGCAACGCCACGGCGCGCGCAAGCTACCACCTGCGATTGGCCAGCCAACAGAGCCCCCTGTGTTGGTGGGGCTGTAAAAGCGGTCCGAGGCTGTTCAAGTCGTGCGATGTTACACGCTTCCGTCCGCGGAACTGGAATTTCATACTGAGAAGTGATCTCGAGGAGGAATCATCCTCTTTCCTTGTCGATGATAACATCAGGATCGAATGCGAAGTTACCGTCATCAGAGAACCGCAGCTGTCTGAAACCAGGGTGGAATCTGAAATCGAGGTGCCACCGTGTGACATGATGGAACAATTTGGCAAGCTATTGGAGCAGAAGAAGGGAGCAGATGTCTCGTTCATTGTGGGCGGTGACTCCTTTGAGGTGCACAAGATTGTCCTCGCAGCGCGGTCACCTGTCTTCATGGCTGAGTTCTATGGCCGAATGCGCGAGTCAGGAATGCGCTCTGTGACCGTCGAAGACATGCAGCCTGATGTTTTCAGGGCGCTGCTGCACTTCATCTATACAGATTTGTTACCTGACATGGATGATCTTGACAGAGATGAGTACAGTGAGATGATCTGGCATTTGCTTCTGGCTTCTGATAGATATGCCATGGAAAGGCTGAAGTTGATTTGCCAAAGTATCCTTAGTAAAAATCTGGACGTGGAGACGGTGGCAACTACATTGGCTTTAGCTGATCAGCAAAATTGTGAAAGGCTTAAAGCTGCTTGCGTCGAATTTATCGGCGCTTCAAAGGATGTGA GTTTCAGTCCCCCGGTGTGCGGCGTTATATATattggagaaaggtcccataagGAACGTAACTAA
- the LOC136476325 gene encoding BTB/POZ and MATH domain-containing protein 2-like isoform X5: MHHSSGDGQPHVQGRRLQPSEGHRRRGGYDWAIRFYPDGPSTESEEYVTICLELMTSNATARASYHLRLASQQSPLCWWGCKSGPRLFKSCDVTRFRPRNWNFILRSDLEEESSSFLVDDNIRIECEVTVIREPQLSETRVESEIEVPPCDMMEQFGKLLEQKKGADVSFIVGGDSFEVHKIVLAARSPVFMAEFYGRMRESGMRSVTVEDMQPDVFRALLHFIYTDLLPDMDDLDRDEYSEMIWHLLLASDRYAMERLKLICQSILSKNLDVETVATTLALADQQNCERLKAACVEFIGASKDVILFIPSKSGDR, translated from the exons ATGCATCACAGTAGCGGAGACGGGCAGCCACACGTTCAAGGTCGTCGGTTACAGCCTTCAGAAGGGCACCGGCGTCGCGGCGGCTATGACTGGGCCATCCGATTCTACCCCGACGGCCCATCCACCGAGTCGGAAGAGTACGTCACAATCTGCCTCGAGCTCATGACCAGCAACGCCACGGCGCGCGCAAGCTACCACCTGCGATTGGCCAGCCAACAGAGCCCCCTGTGTTGGTGGGGCTGTAAAAGCGGTCCGAGGCTGTTCAAGTCGTGCGATGTTACACGCTTCCGTCCGCGGAACTGGAATTTCATACTGAGAAGTGATCTCGAGGAGGAATCATCCTCTTTCCTTGTCGATGATAACATCAGGATCGAATGCGAAGTTACCGTCATCAGAGAACCGCAGCTGTCTGAAACCAGGGTGGAATCTGAAATCGAGGTGCCACCGTGTGACATGATGGAACAATTTGGCAAGCTATTGGAGCAGAAGAAGGGAGCAGATGTCTCGTTCATTGTGGGCGGTGACTCCTTTGAGGTGCACAAGATTGTCCTCGCAGCGCGGTCACCTGTCTTCATGGCTGAGTTCTATGGCCGAATGCGCGAGTCAGGAATGCGCTCTGTGACCGTCGAAGACATGCAGCCTGATGTTTTCAGGGCGCTGCTGCACTTCATCTATACAGATTTGTTACCTGACATGGATGATCTTGACAGAGATGAGTACAGTGAGATGATCTGGCATTTGCTTCTGGCTTCTGATAGATATGCCATGGAAAGGCTGAAGTTGATTTGCCAAAGTATCCTTAGTAAAAATCTGGACGTGGAGACGGTGGCAACTACATTGGCTTTAGCTGATCAGCAAAATTGTGAAAGGCTTAAAGCTGCTTGCGTCGAATTTATCGGCGCTTCAAAGGAT GTTATACTATTTATACCGTCAAAGTCTGGGGATCGATGA
- the LOC136476325 gene encoding BTB/POZ and MATH domain-containing protein 2-like isoform X4 → MHHSSGDGQPHVQGRRLQPSEGHRRRGGYDWAIRFYPDGPSTESEEYVTICLELMTSNATARASYHLRLASQQSPLCWWGCKSGPRLFKSCDVTRFRPRNWNFILRSDLEEESSSFLVDDNIRIECEVTVIREPQLSETRVESEIEVPPCDMMEQFGKLLEQKKGADVSFIVGGDSFEVHKIVLAARSPVFMAEFYGRMRESGMRSVTVEDMQPDVFRALLHFIYTDLLPDMDDLDRDEYSEMIWHLLLASDRYAMERLKLICQSILSKNLDVETVATTLALADQQNCERLKAACVEFIGASKDVSKSQKKLSFCLGRFI, encoded by the coding sequence ATGCATCACAGTAGCGGAGACGGGCAGCCACACGTTCAAGGTCGTCGGTTACAGCCTTCAGAAGGGCACCGGCGTCGCGGCGGCTATGACTGGGCCATCCGATTCTACCCCGACGGCCCATCCACCGAGTCGGAAGAGTACGTCACAATCTGCCTCGAGCTCATGACCAGCAACGCCACGGCGCGCGCAAGCTACCACCTGCGATTGGCCAGCCAACAGAGCCCCCTGTGTTGGTGGGGCTGTAAAAGCGGTCCGAGGCTGTTCAAGTCGTGCGATGTTACACGCTTCCGTCCGCGGAACTGGAATTTCATACTGAGAAGTGATCTCGAGGAGGAATCATCCTCTTTCCTTGTCGATGATAACATCAGGATCGAATGCGAAGTTACCGTCATCAGAGAACCGCAGCTGTCTGAAACCAGGGTGGAATCTGAAATCGAGGTGCCACCGTGTGACATGATGGAACAATTTGGCAAGCTATTGGAGCAGAAGAAGGGAGCAGATGTCTCGTTCATTGTGGGCGGTGACTCCTTTGAGGTGCACAAGATTGTCCTCGCAGCGCGGTCACCTGTCTTCATGGCTGAGTTCTATGGCCGAATGCGCGAGTCAGGAATGCGCTCTGTGACCGTCGAAGACATGCAGCCTGATGTTTTCAGGGCGCTGCTGCACTTCATCTATACAGATTTGTTACCTGACATGGATGATCTTGACAGAGATGAGTACAGTGAGATGATCTGGCATTTGCTTCTGGCTTCTGATAGATATGCCATGGAAAGGCTGAAGTTGATTTGCCAAAGTATCCTTAGTAAAAATCTGGACGTGGAGACGGTGGCAACTACATTGGCTTTAGCTGATCAGCAAAATTGTGAAAGGCTTAAAGCTGCTTGCGTCGAATTTATCGGCGCTTCAAAGGATGTGAGTAAGTCTCAAAAGAAGCTGTCCTTCTGTCTTGGTAGATTTATATGA